Proteins from one Ranitomeya variabilis isolate aRanVar5 chromosome 1, aRanVar5.hap1, whole genome shotgun sequence genomic window:
- the LOC143793811 gene encoding germ cell nuclear acidic protein-like, with translation MVTHILLHLCHSSDDDIIVDDGDSDSGESSTYNNDLPSDCEESSTTEERTQLCNISGYILEDIISPTSIYVTHFQVTKEELVERLYHLYNTTVFENKLPEKMDIVWNKRLTKASGQCRHTEQNSQRFSVIELSDKVCDSAERLRSVLVHEMCHAACWIIDGEDRDNHGPLWQAYTRRVNDIHPELPEVTMYHSYTINYNYKYQCSLCDNKFGRFRQIALNKCYCRHCGCRLLQLSTS, from the exons ATGGTGACTCATATTCTGTTACATTTATGTCACAGCTCCGATGATGACATCATTGTGGATGATGGTGATTCCGATTCTGGTGAATCTTCCACATATAATA ATGATTTACCATCTGATTGTGAGGAGAGCTCCACTACAGAGGAGAG AACACAACTATGTAACATCTCCGGCTATATCCTGGAAGACATTATTTCTCCTACTTCCATCTACGTTACCCACTTCCAGGTAACTAAGGAAGAACTGGTGGAGCGACTGTACCATCTATACAACACGACAGTCTTCGAGAATAAG CTCCCTGAGAAAATGGACATTGTGTGGAATAAGAGGCTGACGAAAGCATCCGGTCAATGCCGTCACACAGAGCAGAACAGCCAACGTTTCTCAGTTATTGAGCTTTCTGATAAAGTCTGTGATTCTGCAG AGCGACTACGATCCGTGCTTGTGCACGAGATGTGCCATGCTGCCTGCTGGATAATCGATGGTGAAGACAGAGACAACCATGGCCCATTATGGCAGGCTTACACAAGAAGGGTAAATGATATCCACCCTGAGCTGCCAGAAGTGACGATGTATCACAGTTATACCATCAACTATAATTACAAATACCAATGTTCCCTGTGTGATAACAA ATTCGGCCGTTTTCGACAGATAGCTCTGAATAAATGTTATTGCCGTCACTGTGGATGCCGATTACTTCAACTGTCCACCAGCTAA